Genomic segment of Mucilaginibacter sabulilitoris:
TTTTTGTTTGATTTTATAGGAAACGCGAAATGATGGCTCAGATTCAGAAAGACAACGACAGGCTTGATCTGGCACCCAAAAAATTCAACATGTGGGTATTTATATTCACCTCGTTTATGTTTTTTGCGGCGTTAACCAGCGGGTTTATCGTTTATAGCGGGGGTAAAGGGCATGGCCTTAACGTAATTATGCCCAGCGCTTTTTTATATAGCACAATTATAATAGTACTAAGCAGCGGTACATTGTTTTTAGCCTCAAAAGCTTCAAAGGCATTGCAGTTTTCAAAACAGCGCATGTATTTATGGCTCACGTTTGCATTGGGCATTGCCTTTTTCGCTATGCAGGTTTATGCCATGTACGTGCTGACCTACAAAATGCACGTTTACTTTGTAGATACTAACGCGTCCCGCACGTTTGTTTATGTGTTTGCCGGGATGCACTTAGCACACATTATTGCAGCAATATTGTTATTGTTAAATACCCTTTCGGGTTCATACAGGAATGTTCCGCAGGTACGTAACCTTTATAAAATGGAAATGACCTCTATTTTTTGGCATTTTCTCGGAATTATATGGATTTATCTGTATGTTTTTTTACTTTTGAACCAAAATTAATACACCCATATATTAAGTACAAATGAGTACAGCAGTATCACAAATTGATGAAGTAAAAACAACTCCGTGGTCAGGAGGGAGATCCCCTTTCAATGTGGAGTATGGAAAAATAATGATGTGGTTTTTTCTCCTGTCGGATGCATTTACCTTTTCGTCGTTATTGATTTCTTACGGTGCTTTACGTTTCAGTGCAAGCGTATGGCCCGCGGCAGATAAAGTATTCCAATCGGTACCCGGTGTAACGGATAGCGGAGCACCACTGGTATTTGTGGGTATAATGACTTTTATTCTGATCCTTAGTTCAGTTACCATGGTATTGGCTGTTGAGGCCGGTCATCGTAATTCTAAAAAAGAAGTGATCTGGTGGATGATTGCTACAGTTATAGGTGGTTTCATGTTCCTGGGTTGTCAGGCTTTAGAATGGACACACCTGCACCATGAAGGTTTCTGGTGGGGTAGTACACCTGCCTTAGAAGAGTTAGGAAAGTTCTTTAACGAGGGTGGTACCGAGGCTGCAAGGCACATGACCGCGCAGGAGTTCGCAAACTTATTCTTTACCATAACAGGTTTCCATGGTTTTCACGTATTTACCGGGGTTATCATCAATATCATTATTACCGTTAACGTACTGTTAGGTACTTACGAAAAACGCGGAAGCTATTTAATGGTTGAAAAAGTTGGCCTTTACTGGCACTTTGTAGACCTTGTATGGGTATTCGTATTTACATTCTTTTACTTAGTATAAAAAATATTATATGTCAACAGAATCACACGAGGTTCACCACGATGGTGGGGATCATCAATCAATGACCAAGGGAAGGATAATAAAAGTAGCTCTTATCTTGTCGGCAATTACTGCTGTAGAGTTTATTATAGCGCTCTTATTGGTACCCCATGGTTATTTAGATATTAAATATGCTAATCCTGTTTATATCGTTTTAACGCTGTTTAAAGCTTTCTATATAGTAGCATACTTCATGCACTTAAAATTCGAGAAAATGGGTCTGGCATTATCTATCATTGTGCCTATCCTGTTCATAATCGGTTTAATCCTGGTACTTACAAATGAAAGCCACCACTGGGTTGACCTGAGGCTCTTTTAATGAAAGCCGCTTTGTGGAAAAAAGTTACAGTCCTGGTGCTCATATTAGCAGTACCAGGATTTTTGTATTATTTACTCACCGCTAAAGGTAAAAACAGGTATAAACCACTCGCCATTTACGGGCCCAAAGTGGTAGCCAAAACAGGCCATAAGTTTCATGGCAACTTTATTCCCGATACCATTTATCACCAGCTGCCACCCTTTACGCTTACAGGGCTGGATGGCAGACCTGTATCGGAAGCTGCGTTTAAAGGAAAAATATTTGTAGCTGGGTTTTTTTATACGCATTGCCCATCAGTTTGTGCCACTATTAACCGCAATTTAGGTTACCTTGTTGATACCTACCGTAAAAACAAGATGGTATATTTTACCTCCATTACGGTTGATCCGCAGCGTGACTCATTAACTGTTTTAAAAAAATATGCCGAAAGCTTTAAACCGGCATCAAACCGCTGGCTGTTTTTAACCGGCGATACTACCTCAATTTACAGCCTGGCCCGCAAGGGATTTTTGGTTGATGCCCTGAAGGCCGGTGACGACGATTTTATTTACAGTGATAAGCTGATCCTGATTGACGCCGAAAAACGCATCAGGGGATATTACTCAGGGGCTAATACCAATGATATTAACCGCCTCACCGACGAAATTAAAGTGCTGATAGCTGAAGAGCTGCGAAAAGTTGATAAGGCCTTATATTGATTAATTTATGTCTGATAAATTTATATTCCGTTTTGTAGCTGTTATTACCATAGTGGTGATTGCGCTGGTAGTTTTGCTCAACAGGCATTTAATACCGGGGCCCGCTGTAGCGCCATCTTTTACACCTTATTTGCCCATGCTTAATGCCATATTGAATGGCACATGTACCATACTGTTATTGGTATCGCTGTACTTTATCAGGCAAGGCAATATCAAAGTGCATAAAAATTTGAATATCCTTACGTTTAGCCTGTCGGCATTGTTCCTGATTTCGTATGTGCTGTTTCATTACCTGATGCGTAATGAGATTATATATGGCGATATTAATGGCGATGGAGTTTTGTCAGACGCAGAACGTGCGTCGGCCGGTGGTATGCGCACATTATACCTTTGCATACTTACACCGCACATTATACTCGCTGCCGGTGTGTTACCACTTATTTTGCTGAGTTTTCACCGCGGATTGCAAATGCAGATAGCCAAACACAAGAAACTGGTAAGATGGACGTTTCCTATATGGTTGTATGTTACAGCATCAGGTGTTATTGTTTATCTGATGATAAAGCCGTATTACCACTTTTAACTACTTGATACGCGTTTAATAAATAGTTAAATTTGCCATTATGAAAACAGGTTTTAAATTTTTATTATTTGTATTTGCCCTGGGCCTTTTGGTTTGCAGCAGGCAACCTGTAAAAGCCCAGTGCGCCCAGTGCGCGGCAACCGTTGAAACTAATACCCAAAGTGGTGGCAACGCGGCAAAAGGCTTAAATAACGGTATCTTATTCTTATTAGGTGCACCGTATCTGGCGGCTGCCGCCGGTGGTTATATCTGGTATAAAAAATATCGCCGTAAAAATATTGATATCAACGTGCGTAAAGAAAAGCTGCATCTGAACTAAGTTGCGCGTTTCGTTGCCGGGTTCGTGTATTGTTTACTATGATCCCCGAACCCCGAACCTCGCTTCCCGACCCACACCTAAGTACAACATTATGCCTGAAACGCCAAAGTCATGGGCCATGCTTCATTGTAAATGCCCGCGTTGCCGCAGGGGTAGTATGTTTCAGGGAAGCGCTTATAGTTTTTCGAACAAAATAAACCTTAACTGTCCGCACTGCAACTTGTACTTTGAAATTGAACCGGGATATTTTTACGCGGCCATGTATGTGAGCTATGCCTTAAACGTAGGCGAAGCCATTGGCCTTGCATGGCTTACGTACCTCGTTACGCATAATTCCGATTCGCCCTGGCTGTATCTAAGTGTCATAATTTTAGGTTGCTTTGCACTTGCGCCCATAAATTTCAGATATTCGCGTGTGCTATTGTTATATTGGCTATCGCCCAAGATACATTACCAGCCCTATTTAGATACCGATGATATACCAGGAAAGTCTTGAATTTTTAAAAGATCTCGCAGCGAACAATAACCGGGAATGGTTTTTAGATAATAAGGAACGTTACGATAAGGCCCGGGAAAATGTGATTGAATTTACCCGGAATTTATTAACCGAAATGCACAAGGTTGACCCGGGTATTGACGAGGCGCTCGACCCCAAAAAGTGTGTGATGCGCATCTATCGCGACATCCGCTTCAGCAAAAACAAAACACCGTACAAAAATAATTTTGGCATCAGCTTGCCTACTACCGGGTTGAGACCGGGAGGGGCCGAATATTATTTGCAGATACAGCCCGGCAACTCATTTATAGGTGGCGGCTACTGGATGCCCGAAGCTGAGCATTTAAAAGCCATCAGGCAGGAGATTGATTATAATGCCCATGATTTGCGACAGATAATTGATGCACCGGAATTTATTAAACTGTTTGGCGATTTTAAGAACCAGGAGCAGCTGAAATCCGTACCGCAGGGTTACAGTGTGGATAATGAAAATATTGACTTATTGAAGCTTAAAAGCTTTGTGGCATGGCACAAGATAACTGATAAGGAAATTGTGAACAAGAACGCGGCCGGGCAGATTGCTGATGTGTGCAGACACATACAACCGCTCAACGTGTTCCTGAGAAATGCGCTTGCCTGATACAATTTTATAAACCCTATATTACAATGAAGATTAAATATTACCTGTTTGCCTTTGCCTTGAGCCTTACATTCTACTCCTGTAAGATCATGTCGCCAAAGGCATACAAAGCCTTAATTGCCGAGCGCGATTCCTTAACTACCCGCACCGAAACACTGGAAGCCCAGGTTTTTGAATTAAAGGCCGATACCATGCGCCTCAACCGCGAACTGGCCAATCTGCGCAATAACAATAGCACGCTTAACAGTAACCTGAATACCAGCTCGTCAAAATTAAAGCGTTTGGCTGCCGACCTGGAAAAACGCGAAGCCCGTTTAAAGGAGGTAGAGGATATTTTACGCAAACGCGATGAAGCCGCCAATGCGCTTAAAAATAAATTACAGCAGGCGCTGCTCGGCTTTCAGCAAAGTGGTTTAACGGTCGATATCCGTAACGGTAAGGTTTATGTATCTCTGGCGGATAAACTGCTGTTCCCTTCGGGCAGTATTATTATTGATGATAAAGGTAAGGCTGCGCTGAAACAGCTGGCCCTTGTGCTGAATAAAGAGCCTGATATTAATATGGCTATTGAAGGCCATACCGATGATAAAAAGGTAATAAACCTGGGCCAGATCAAAGATAATTGGGATTTGAGCGTATTGCGCGCCACATCGGTAACTCGCTATTTAACCGAAACTGAAAAGGTTGATCCGCACCGTTTAACCGCTACCGGCAAAAGCGAGTTTCAGCCTATTGACCCGGCTCCAACCAACGAGGCCCGTGCCAAAAACCGCCGCATTGAAATTGTGCTCACGCCTAAACTTGATGAGTTGTATAACCTCATTACCAAATAAACAAAAAGGCTCCCGGTAATCGGGAGCCTTTTTGTTGGGAATCTTTACACACCAAGCTATTGCAGGCCTGTCCACTATGCTTCGTACCTCACAATGACGCGCGGGGATAGTAACTTGTAATGAAAGAGACGTAATAAACTTATTCCACCTCTTTCATCAAGGTATTGAACATTACAAACTTTTCATCAAAGCGTTCCTGGTGAATAGACTGGAACTTGTGCAGGTGGTTCATATAGAATTGCTGAAACTGCTCAATATTATCGGCAATGTACTGGATGCAATAAGTAACCCCTTCGTTAGGCGAATCAATTACAGTTAACATTTTATAGGAGTTGAAACAACCGGTAGCCATTATGGCCGGTATATGAACTGTTTTAATCCAGTTTAACCATTCTTCCTCAATGGAGTTCTCAATTATTATGGTGTCGTTGTATACTATCATGGTGATGCAAAAGTAGGAAAATTGTTGATGTAGAGACGCAAATAACGTCTCTACAAAATAATCAGGAATCCGTCTTATCGCCCCGCAACAGCCTGAAACGTTTGCGGGCTTCGTTAATCCAGAGGCTACCGGGATAGGTAGTTATAATTTTTTCGTACCATATTTTGGCGATTGCTTTATCGTTAAGGCGGTTCTCATAAATATCGCCCAGCATAAAAACAGCATCATCAGCCCACAGATCGTTAGGGTGGTCGTCGGCTATCTTCTTTAACAGCGGTACAGCGTCGGCGTAGTTTTTCTGTTG
This window contains:
- a CDS encoding cytochrome c oxidase subunit 3, with product MMAQIQKDNDRLDLAPKKFNMWVFIFTSFMFFAALTSGFIVYSGGKGHGLNVIMPSAFLYSTIIIVLSSGTLFLASKASKALQFSKQRMYLWLTFALGIAFFAMQVYAMYVLTYKMHVYFVDTNASRTFVYVFAGMHLAHIIAAILLLLNTLSGSYRNVPQVRNLYKMEMTSIFWHFLGIIWIYLYVFLLLNQN
- a CDS encoding cytochrome c oxidase subunit 3, producing the protein MSTAVSQIDEVKTTPWSGGRSPFNVEYGKIMMWFFLLSDAFTFSSLLISYGALRFSASVWPAADKVFQSVPGVTDSGAPLVFVGIMTFILILSSVTMVLAVEAGHRNSKKEVIWWMIATVIGGFMFLGCQALEWTHLHHEGFWWGSTPALEELGKFFNEGGTEAARHMTAQEFANLFFTITGFHGFHVFTGVIINIIITVNVLLGTYEKRGSYLMVEKVGLYWHFVDLVWVFVFTFFYLV
- a CDS encoding cytochrome C oxidase subunit IV family protein; the encoded protein is MSTESHEVHHDGGDHQSMTKGRIIKVALILSAITAVEFIIALLLVPHGYLDIKYANPVYIVLTLFKAFYIVAYFMHLKFEKMGLALSIIVPILFIIGLILVLTNESHHWVDLRLF
- a CDS encoding SCO family protein, whose product is MKAALWKKVTVLVLILAVPGFLYYLLTAKGKNRYKPLAIYGPKVVAKTGHKFHGNFIPDTIYHQLPPFTLTGLDGRPVSEAAFKGKIFVAGFFYTHCPSVCATINRNLGYLVDTYRKNKMVYFTSITVDPQRDSLTVLKKYAESFKPASNRWLFLTGDTTSIYSLARKGFLVDALKAGDDDFIYSDKLILIDAEKRIRGYYSGANTNDINRLTDEIKVLIAEELRKVDKALY
- a CDS encoding DUF420 domain-containing protein gives rise to the protein MSDKFIFRFVAVITIVVIALVVLLNRHLIPGPAVAPSFTPYLPMLNAILNGTCTILLLVSLYFIRQGNIKVHKNLNILTFSLSALFLISYVLFHYLMRNEIIYGDINGDGVLSDAERASAGGMRTLYLCILTPHIILAAGVLPLILLSFHRGLQMQIAKHKKLVRWTFPIWLYVTASGVIVYLMIKPYYHF
- a CDS encoding DUF983 domain-containing protein, with the protein product MPETPKSWAMLHCKCPRCRRGSMFQGSAYSFSNKINLNCPHCNLYFEIEPGYFYAAMYVSYALNVGEAIGLAWLTYLVTHNSDSPWLYLSVIILGCFALAPINFRYSRVLLLYWLSPKIHYQPYLDTDDIPGKS
- a CDS encoding DUF2461 domain-containing protein, translated to MIYQESLEFLKDLAANNNREWFLDNKERYDKARENVIEFTRNLLTEMHKVDPGIDEALDPKKCVMRIYRDIRFSKNKTPYKNNFGISLPTTGLRPGGAEYYLQIQPGNSFIGGGYWMPEAEHLKAIRQEIDYNAHDLRQIIDAPEFIKLFGDFKNQEQLKSVPQGYSVDNENIDLLKLKSFVAWHKITDKEIVNKNAAGQIADVCRHIQPLNVFLRNALA
- a CDS encoding OmpA/MotB family protein, whose translation is MKIKYYLFAFALSLTFYSCKIMSPKAYKALIAERDSLTTRTETLEAQVFELKADTMRLNRELANLRNNNSTLNSNLNTSSSKLKRLAADLEKREARLKEVEDILRKRDEAANALKNKLQQALLGFQQSGLTVDIRNGKVYVSLADKLLFPSGSIIIDDKGKAALKQLALVLNKEPDINMAIEGHTDDKKVINLGQIKDNWDLSVLRATSVTRYLTETEKVDPHRLTATGKSEFQPIDPAPTNEARAKNRRIEIVLTPKLDELYNLITK
- a CDS encoding DUF4286 family protein, encoding MIVYNDTIIIENSIEEEWLNWIKTVHIPAIMATGCFNSYKMLTVIDSPNEGVTYCIQYIADNIEQFQQFYMNHLHKFQSIHQERFDEKFVMFNTLMKEVE